A stretch of the Dioscorea cayenensis subsp. rotundata cultivar TDr96_F1 chromosome 4, TDr96_F1_v2_PseudoChromosome.rev07_lg8_w22 25.fasta, whole genome shotgun sequence genome encodes the following:
- the LOC120258621 gene encoding peptidyl-tRNA hydrolase, mitochondrial-like gives MMLGASSLLNGLRSPLPSAHNLRSFGRGTKLMLLSPPLSASASSSTSDQSKSKPWLLVGLGNPGKMYTGTRYNVGFEMIDAIAEAEGISVSTIRFKALFEKGLILLLHLLFFS, from the exons ATGATGCTGGGGGCGTCGTCGTTGCTGAACGGGCTTCGATCTCCATTGCCTTCAGCTCATAATTTGCGCAGCTTCGGCCGTGGGACTAAGCTCATGCTCCTCTCGCCACCGCTCAGCGCCTCCGCTTCATCCTCCACCAGCGATCAGTCCAAATCCAAGCCATGGTTGCTCGTAGGCCTTGGGAATCCTGGCAAGATGTATACCGGGACTCGCTATAAT GTTGGTTTTGAGATGATAGATGCCATAGCTGAAGCTGAAGGGATATCTGTGAGCACCATACGCTTCAAAGCATTGTTTGAAAAAGGTCTTATCTTGCTTCTGCATTTGCTGTTTTTCTCTTGA
- the LOC120258091 gene encoding LOW QUALITY PROTEIN: beta-glucosidase 1-like (The sequence of the model RefSeq protein was modified relative to this genomic sequence to represent the inferred CDS: deleted 1 base in 1 codon) — protein MGLHFHLFILLLLLLFVCGSSAEHGRGRRYDTGILSRGAFPKGYVFGTAASAYQVEGMARKDGRGPSIWDKFVHIPGEIANNATADVSVDEYHRYKRGLCKLRRFLFQTFGDRVKNWFTFNEPRVVAALGYDDGKFAPGRCTNCSAGGNSATEPYIVAHHLILSHAAAAKRYREKYQAEQKGRIGILLDFVWYEPLSDSKADEAAAQRSRDFHLGWFLHPIIYGEYPKSMQMIVKERLPKFSPEEVKMVKGSTDYVGINQYTAYYMYAPQVPLPTAVRYQLDWNAGFAYERNGVPIGPRAHSEWLYIVPWGMYKAVTYVKEHYGNPTVILSENGMDDPGNVTLRVGLHDTTRLNYYRSYITELKKAIDDGANVIGYFAWSLLDNFEWKSGYTSRFGLVYIDYKNLRRYPKMSAYWFRQWLNKN, from the exons ATGGGTCTCCATTTTCATCTATTTATCCTCCTTCTGCTCCTCCTCTTCGTCTGCGGTAGCTCTGCCGAGCATGGCCGGGGTAGGCGCTACGACACCGGCATACTGAGCCGTGGAGCATTCCCGAAAGGTTATGTCTTTGGGACAGCGGCGTCGGCGTACCAGGTGGAGGGCATGGCTCGGAAGGACGGTCGTGGCCCCAGTATCTGGGATAAGTTTGTTCACATCCCAG GGGAAATCGCTAATAATGCTACTGCCGACGTTTCTGTCGACGAGTACCATCGCTACAAG AGAGGACTTTGCAAATTACGCAGATTTCTGTTTCAA ACATTTGGAGATAGAGTGAAGAATTGGTTTACATTTAATGAGCCAAGGGTGGTAGCAGCTCTTGGATATGATGATGGTAAATTCGCCCCTGGAAGATGCACAAATTGTTCTGCAGGAGGCAACTCTGCCACAGAACCATATATTGTTGCCCATCATCTCATACTGTCTCATGCTGCCGCTGCTAAGAGATACCGTGAGAAGTATCAG GCTGAACAGAAAGGTAGAATTGGAATCCTTTTGGATTTTGTTTGGTATGAACCGCTGAGTGATTCCAAAGCTGATGAAGCAGCAGCTCAGAGATCAAGGGACTTCCACTTGGGATG GTTTCTTCACCCCATCATCTATGGTGAATACCCAAAATCAATGCAGATGATTGTAAAAGAGAGGCTTCCCAAGTTCTCACCAGAGGAAGTCAAGATGGTGAAAGGCTCCACTGACTACGTGGGTATCAACCAATACACAGCTTACTATATGTATGCTCCCCAAGTTCCTCTGCCTACCGCCGTTCGCTACCAGTTAGACTGGAATGCTGGATTTGCTT ATGAGCGCAATGGTGTGCCAATTGGACCAAGG GCACACTCTGAATGGCTTTATATTGTTCCCTGGGGGATGTACAAAGCTGTGACATATGTTAAGGAGCATTATGGCAACCCAACTGTGATTTTATCTGAAAATG GAATGGATGATCCAGGCAATGTCACTCTCCGTGTAGGGTTGCATGACACAACAAGACTGAACTACTATAGAAGCTACATTACCGAACTCAAGAAGGCAATTGATGATGGGGCCAATGTGATTGGATACTTTGCTTGGTCTTTGCTTGACAACTTTGAATGGAAATCTGGCTACACATCACGTTTCGGTCTGGTGTACATAGACTACAAGAACCTCCGGCGTTACCCAAAAATGTCAGCTTACTGGTTCCGGCAATGGCTTAACAAGAACTGA